One genomic segment of Rubeoparvulum massiliense includes these proteins:
- a CDS encoding response regulator transcription factor: MAGGEPILNLLIVDDETLEVEQLEYLIESLYPAWQIFKAYDGKEALDVATSVVFDLALLDIHLPEMSGLQLGSALREKQPELDIVMVTASHDFYAAQQSIKLGVVDYLTKPIIRKELEQILKRYELGQTPIIPPEYCDIVGEAILFMHRHYDEHLSLSIVASWIHVNPSYLSRKFHEEVKVPFSEYLNQYRIEMSKKWLVENPDLTIGEIAEKVGFSNQYYFSTLFRKSVGMSPTQFRNQQSGDNQ; encoded by the coding sequence ATGGCTGGAGGTGAACCCATCTTGAATCTTCTTATTGTGGATGATGAGACATTAGAAGTGGAGCAACTAGAATACTTAATTGAATCACTCTATCCGGCATGGCAAATTTTCAAGGCCTATGATGGTAAGGAAGCATTGGATGTGGCGACCTCCGTTGTGTTTGATCTTGCTTTGTTGGATATCCATCTACCAGAGATGTCCGGTCTCCAATTAGGTAGTGCGCTACGGGAGAAGCAGCCTGAGCTAGATATTGTTATGGTCACCGCCTCCCATGACTTCTACGCAGCGCAGCAGTCGATTAAACTAGGGGTGGTAGACTATCTAACGAAGCCGATCATCCGCAAGGAGCTGGAACAGATCCTCAAGCGCTATGAACTGGGACAGACACCGATTATTCCACCAGAATACTGCGATATTGTCGGAGAGGCCATTCTCTTTATGCATCGTCACTATGATGAGCATCTTTCCCTCTCCATCGTAGCTTCTTGGATTCATGTCAATCCTTCGTATTTGAGTCGCAAGTTTCATGAGGAGGTGAAGGTCCCTTTCTCAGAATATCTGAATCAATACCGGATTGAGATGTCGAAGAAGTGGCTCGTGGAAAATCCTGATCTCACCATTGGGGAAATTGCGGAGAAGGTAGGCTTTTCTAATCAGTACTATTTTAGTACACTCTTTCGAAAGAGTGTAGGGATGAGTCCCACACAATTTCGAAATCAGCAATCTGGTGATAACCAATGA
- a CDS encoding 2-hydroxyacyl-CoA dehydratase produces the protein MTSCYALGLDVGSTTIKLVILNEKNEMIYSTYKRHYSQINSAVTQLLTDLQAQLHNTNVNIMVSGSSGLGVAEWLQLPFIQEVIACTKAVQTWIPETDVAIELGGEDAKITYFSPTTEQRMNGTCAGGTGAFIDQMATLLHTDAAGLNKLAKEARTTYEIASRCGVFAKTDVQPLLNQGAAREDVASSILQAVVNQTISGLACGKPIRGKVAFLGGPLTYLSQLRKHFIDTLNLQEDDVIFPAHSHLYVAMGSALEARNEQLLNYSDLLKTMETKRNNVTKTEHIEPLFHNEAELKQFTERHQASLVEQASLDNYKGPCFLGIDAGSTTTKAILLDEGGRILYSYYGSNEGNPLALSVHLLRDIYDKLPATASIAASAVTGYGEDLIKQALKVDMGEVETIAHCRAAQYFVPDVDFILDIGGQDMKALSLRDGIIQSITLNEACSSGCGSFLETFAHSLQMEIEDFAEAALLAPQPVDLGSRCTVFMNSRVKQVQKEGASIGDISAGLSYSIIKNALFKVIKFRNPEELGKKIVVQGGTFYNNAVLRAFELITEREVVRPSIAGLMGAFGAALIAKERYHGEKSTLLTAAEVECFDFSTNLQRCGRCGNNCLLTISHFQDGRTAITGNRCERGAGLPLRKESLPNLYEYKYQRLFQYHPLKEEEAWRGTVGIPRVLNMYENYPFWFTFFTKLGYRVVLSRRSTKAVYEMGIETIPSESVCYPAKLSHGHIMSLIAKGVDFIFYPSIPYEEKEQEKADNQFNCPVVTSYPEVIDHNVEALTEQGIPFLHPFLPMNRLQRLQERLVEEFVPMGIGKEEVRAAAAAAWTEKEQFKAEIQQKGEEILQYLKESGTPGVVLAGRPYHIDPEINHGIPQVLTSMGIAVLTEDSVAHLGDVERPLRVVDQWMYHSRLYAAASFVAKEDQLELVQLTSFGCGLDAITSDQVEEILRQHGKTYTLIKIDEGSNLGAIRIRLRSLKAAVLDRLRHKGSIHADDAPSLQRVPFTKAMRKTHTILAPQMSPIHFELFEVVFQAAGYDLKVLPTVNHATVEEGLHFVNHDACYPSILVTGQLLHALRSGEYDPDTTAVIITQTGGGCRATNYIGFIRKALRDAGLPQVPVISLNVAGLESNPGLSITPTMLKQAIMAALYGDLLMRLLYATRPYEEEAGSAKQLFRHWMERAKESVRINHWRRFRDDVTQMVADFDALPRQHQLKPKVGIVGEILVKFHPGANNDLVHVLEEEGAEAVMPDLTDFFLYCSYNQRFKYSHLDGKWSAKSLGQLFINYVEKQRKPIRDALTRSVHFTAPATIEEKAQLAEQFLSLGNQTGEGWFLTAEMVELLHQDVPNIVCVQPFACLPNHVTGKGIVKTLRDHFPQANISAIDYDPGASEVNQLNRLKLMLTNAFVALQSKKT, from the coding sequence ATGACCAGTTGTTACGCTTTAGGTTTAGATGTGGGATCAACCACCATCAAATTAGTCATCCTAAATGAAAAGAATGAAATGATCTATTCCACATATAAACGTCACTATTCTCAGATCAATAGCGCTGTAACCCAGCTTCTCACCGATCTTCAAGCGCAACTACACAATACAAATGTCAACATCATGGTGAGTGGGTCCAGTGGTTTAGGGGTTGCAGAATGGCTTCAGCTTCCTTTCATCCAAGAGGTTATTGCTTGTACCAAGGCTGTGCAGACCTGGATCCCTGAAACCGATGTCGCCATTGAATTGGGTGGTGAGGATGCGAAGATCACGTACTTTTCTCCCACCACGGAACAACGAATGAATGGAACCTGCGCCGGTGGCACCGGTGCTTTTATTGATCAAATGGCCACGCTCTTGCATACCGATGCAGCCGGCTTAAATAAATTGGCGAAAGAAGCTCGCACCACCTATGAAATTGCTTCGCGCTGTGGCGTCTTTGCCAAGACCGATGTACAGCCCCTACTCAATCAAGGGGCAGCCCGTGAGGATGTGGCATCGTCCATCCTGCAAGCTGTGGTTAATCAAACCATCAGTGGCCTTGCATGTGGTAAGCCCATTCGTGGGAAGGTGGCCTTTCTCGGTGGGCCCCTCACCTATCTGTCCCAATTACGCAAACACTTTATAGACACCCTTAACTTACAGGAAGATGATGTGATCTTTCCTGCTCATTCCCATCTCTACGTCGCCATGGGAAGTGCCCTGGAGGCTAGGAATGAACAACTACTAAACTACTCTGACCTGCTAAAAACCATGGAAACCAAGAGAAATAATGTGACGAAAACCGAGCATATCGAGCCGCTATTTCACAATGAAGCAGAGCTAAAGCAATTTACAGAGCGTCATCAAGCGTCCCTCGTTGAGCAAGCCTCCCTTGATAACTACAAGGGACCTTGCTTTTTGGGGATCGATGCAGGCTCTACCACCACCAAAGCTATCCTCCTCGATGAAGGAGGACGAATTCTCTATTCCTACTATGGAAGTAATGAAGGGAACCCCCTTGCCCTCTCCGTTCATCTATTGCGAGATATCTATGACAAGCTCCCTGCTACAGCATCTATTGCCGCTTCCGCTGTCACTGGCTATGGAGAGGATCTCATTAAGCAGGCCTTGAAGGTGGATATGGGTGAGGTTGAGACCATTGCTCACTGCAGAGCAGCCCAATACTTTGTCCCTGATGTGGATTTTATCCTAGACATCGGGGGCCAAGATATGAAGGCGCTCTCCCTTCGCGATGGGATCATTCAGAGCATCACCTTAAATGAAGCCTGCTCTTCTGGCTGTGGCTCCTTTCTCGAAACCTTTGCCCATTCATTACAAATGGAGATCGAGGATTTTGCAGAGGCTGCCCTCCTCGCACCTCAGCCGGTGGATCTCGGTTCACGTTGCACTGTTTTTATGAATTCCCGTGTGAAGCAAGTGCAGAAGGAAGGCGCCTCCATCGGTGATATTTCTGCTGGGCTCTCCTACTCTATTATAAAAAATGCCCTATTTAAGGTGATAAAGTTCCGTAATCCTGAAGAGCTCGGGAAGAAAATCGTTGTACAAGGCGGAACCTTTTACAATAATGCCGTCCTCCGTGCTTTTGAACTCATCACGGAGCGAGAGGTGGTACGCCCTTCCATCGCAGGGCTGATGGGGGCATTTGGTGCGGCTCTCATCGCCAAGGAACGCTATCATGGTGAAAAAAGCACCCTCCTCACTGCCGCCGAGGTGGAATGCTTTGACTTCTCTACCAATCTACAGCGCTGTGGTCGCTGTGGTAATAACTGTCTCTTGACCATCTCCCATTTTCAGGATGGCCGTACTGCCATCACAGGAAATCGTTGTGAACGTGGGGCTGGTCTACCCTTACGTAAGGAAAGCTTACCCAATCTCTATGAGTATAAATATCAACGACTCTTCCAGTACCATCCCCTGAAGGAAGAGGAAGCATGGCGAGGAACTGTTGGTATCCCCCGAGTGCTCAATATGTATGAAAACTATCCCTTCTGGTTCACCTTCTTCACCAAGTTGGGATACCGCGTGGTACTCTCACGCCGTTCGACCAAAGCGGTCTATGAAATGGGAATTGAAACCATTCCCTCCGAATCAGTCTGCTATCCTGCCAAATTGAGTCATGGACATATCATGAGTCTGATCGCAAAAGGGGTGGATTTCATCTTCTATCCCTCCATCCCCTATGAAGAGAAGGAACAGGAAAAAGCAGATAATCAATTTAATTGTCCGGTGGTCACCTCCTATCCAGAAGTGATCGACCATAATGTAGAGGCGTTAACGGAACAAGGGATCCCCTTCCTCCATCCCTTCCTCCCTATGAATCGCTTACAGCGTCTCCAAGAACGCTTGGTGGAAGAGTTCGTCCCCATGGGAATTGGAAAAGAGGAAGTGAGGGCAGCTGCTGCGGCCGCCTGGACCGAAAAGGAGCAATTTAAAGCAGAGATTCAGCAGAAGGGTGAAGAGATTCTCCAGTATTTGAAGGAGAGCGGAACACCTGGTGTGGTACTAGCAGGACGGCCCTATCATATTGACCCGGAGATCAACCATGGGATTCCTCAAGTATTAACCAGTATGGGGATCGCTGTGTTAACGGAGGATTCAGTAGCCCATCTCGGCGATGTGGAACGCCCCCTCCGTGTAGTAGATCAGTGGATGTACCACTCTCGACTCTATGCTGCCGCCAGCTTCGTGGCCAAAGAAGATCAGTTGGAGCTGGTACAGCTTACGTCTTTCGGTTGTGGATTAGACGCCATCACTAGCGATCAGGTAGAAGAGATCCTACGCCAGCATGGTAAGACCTATACCTTGATCAAGATCGATGAAGGCTCCAATCTGGGAGCCATCCGGATCCGCCTCCGTTCATTAAAGGCGGCAGTATTGGATCGACTACGGCACAAAGGAAGCATTCATGCTGATGACGCACCATCGCTACAACGTGTTCCCTTTACGAAAGCGATGCGCAAAACCCATACGATCCTAGCACCACAGATGTCCCCTATTCATTTCGAGCTGTTTGAAGTTGTATTCCAAGCAGCAGGCTATGATCTGAAGGTGCTACCAACGGTGAATCATGCTACGGTGGAAGAAGGCTTACACTTCGTCAATCATGATGCCTGCTATCCTTCCATCCTTGTAACAGGACAGCTCCTCCATGCGCTACGCTCTGGAGAGTATGACCCAGATACAACGGCTGTCATCATTACACAGACAGGTGGCGGTTGTCGCGCGACCAATTATATTGGCTTCATTCGTAAAGCTCTGAGGGATGCAGGCTTGCCCCAGGTGCCAGTCATCTCCCTCAATGTGGCAGGACTAGAATCCAATCCAGGCTTAAGCATCACACCTACCATGCTGAAGCAGGCGATCATGGCTGCGCTCTATGGAGACCTCCTCATGCGTCTCCTCTATGCTACCCGCCCCTACGAAGAAGAAGCAGGTAGTGCTAAGCAGCTCTTCCGCCACTGGATGGAGCGGGCGAAGGAGAGTGTCCGGATCAATCATTGGCGGCGCTTCCGTGATGATGTAACACAGATGGTAGCAGACTTCGATGCGCTACCTCGTCAGCATCAGCTGAAGCCCAAGGTAGGCATTGTCGGCGAAATCCTCGTGAAGTTCCACCCTGGTGCCAATAATGACCTAGTTCATGTCCTAGAGGAGGAAGGCGCAGAAGCGGTTATGCCTGATCTTACCGACTTCTTCCTCTACTGTTCCTATAACCAACGCTTTAAATATAGCCATCTCGATGGAAAATGGTCGGCAAAAAGTCTTGGACAGCTCTTTATTAACTATGTCGAGAAGCAGCGGAAACCCATTCGCGATGCCCTCACAAGGAGCGTCCACTTCACCGCCCCTGCTACCATTGAAGAGAAAGCGCAACTGGCTGAACAGTTTCTCTCCTTGGGGAATCAGACTGGTGAAGGCTGGTTCTTAACAGCAGAGATGGTAGAGCTCTTGCATCAGGATGTGCCTAATATCGTCTGTGTCCAGCCCTTCGCTTGCTTACCCAACCATGTGACGGGGAAAGGCATTGTGAAGACCCTACGGGATCATTTCCCACAGGCCAATATTTCTGCCATTGACTATGATCCAGGCGCCAGTGAGGTGAATCAGCTCAATCGCTTGAAGCTGATGCTCACCAATGCATTTGTAGCCTTACAATCCAAAAAAACTTGA
- a CDS encoding sulfite exporter TauE/SafE family protein, translating into MDLLTSLIILATGLLAGFINVMAGGGSLLTLPVMIFLGLPPAIANGTNRIALLVQSLVAIKGFHQHGVFPWKLGILLGIPAVIGSIIGANMAITISEDIFNKILATAMIVVLAILIWQPQKRMRRKTKEMSRRSKIIAVILFFLFGVYGGFLQAGIGFFMIAVLLLLTQLSLVEINSIKVFVIGAFSISSLIIFIIHGEVNWVYGIVLALGNGVGAALASKFAIAKGDKLVRIMLIIMVVVMAIRLFFK; encoded by the coding sequence TTGGATCTGCTAACTTCCTTGATTATCCTCGCAACTGGACTCCTTGCTGGCTTTATTAATGTAATGGCTGGCGGTGGTTCACTGCTTACCTTACCTGTTATGATATTTCTCGGCTTACCTCCTGCCATTGCCAATGGAACCAATCGCATCGCACTGCTTGTTCAGAGTTTAGTGGCGATCAAAGGTTTCCATCAGCATGGCGTCTTCCCTTGGAAGCTCGGGATCTTACTGGGCATTCCTGCTGTCATCGGGTCGATTATTGGTGCTAATATGGCCATCACTATCTCCGAAGATATTTTTAATAAGATCCTAGCTACAGCCATGATCGTCGTACTAGCCATCTTAATCTGGCAGCCCCAAAAACGAATGCGTCGTAAAACCAAAGAGATGAGCCGAAGAAGCAAAATTATCGCTGTGATTCTCTTCTTCCTTTTTGGTGTGTACGGTGGCTTTTTGCAAGCGGGTATCGGCTTCTTTATGATTGCGGTTTTACTATTACTCACCCAGCTCTCCCTTGTGGAGATCAATAGCATCAAGGTGTTCGTCATCGGTGCATTCTCCATCTCCTCCCTGATCATTTTTATCATCCATGGTGAGGTAAACTGGGTTTATGGGATTGTCCTCGCCTTAGGAAATGGGGTAGGTGCAGCCCTAGCTAGCAAATTTGCTATTGCTAAGGGAGACAAGCTAGTACGTATCATGCTGATTATCATGGTGGTCGTCATGGCCATTCGCCTCTTCTTTAAATAA
- a CDS encoding dicarboxylate/amino acid:cation symporter: MMNWFRSYRFPLILLAAIVIGSVVGMVMGQDADILKPLGDLFLNLMFTIVVPLVFFSIASTIGNMDNMKRFGKIMGSMLTIFIITGIISGIVMLFVVQMAPPSQGVQVELEVPADVEQLSVGEQLVQAFTQPDFLNLLSRRNMLALIVFAMLVGIATSLSGEKGRPFAQFLSSGSTVMMKVVSIIMWYAPIGLGAYFASLVGVFGPELLGSYARAMAVYYPVAILYFFIFFTLYAFIGGGATGTRLFWRNAVSPAVTSLATGSSVATIPANLLAAERTGVPKDIRETVIPIGASIHMDGSALSAILKISFLFGIFQMDFHGFGTYATAVGIALLSGVVMGGIPGGGFLGEMLIVTMYGFPPEALPILAVLGTLVDPPATMVNATGDYVSSMMVTRMVEGKEWLKAKLS; this comes from the coding sequence ATTATGAATTGGTTTCGTTCTTACCGCTTTCCCCTGATCTTACTAGCAGCCATTGTCATCGGTTCGGTTGTGGGGATGGTGATGGGTCAGGATGCAGATATCCTCAAGCCTTTGGGGGATCTTTTTCTCAATCTCATGTTTACCATCGTTGTACCCCTTGTCTTTTTTAGTATTGCTTCCACCATTGGAAATATGGATAATATGAAGCGTTTTGGAAAGATCATGGGTTCCATGCTTACGATCTTTATTATTACCGGTATTATCTCAGGTATTGTGATGCTCTTTGTTGTTCAGATGGCACCACCCTCTCAGGGTGTGCAAGTTGAACTGGAGGTTCCAGCAGATGTAGAGCAGCTAAGCGTAGGGGAGCAATTGGTGCAGGCCTTTACGCAGCCTGACTTTTTGAATCTCCTCTCTCGCCGTAATATGCTAGCTCTTATCGTCTTTGCCATGCTGGTGGGAATTGCCACCAGCCTCAGTGGGGAGAAGGGTCGACCTTTTGCGCAATTTCTTTCCTCAGGCTCAACGGTGATGATGAAGGTGGTCTCCATCATCATGTGGTATGCTCCCATCGGATTGGGTGCCTACTTTGCATCCCTAGTGGGCGTCTTTGGTCCAGAGCTCTTAGGCTCCTATGCCCGAGCCATGGCGGTCTACTATCCTGTCGCTATTCTTTACTTTTTTATCTTCTTTACCCTCTATGCCTTTATTGGAGGAGGGGCAACAGGCACCCGCCTCTTTTGGCGAAATGCAGTTTCACCTGCGGTCACGTCCTTAGCAACAGGTAGCAGTGTTGCCACCATTCCTGCCAATCTGCTTGCAGCTGAACGTACCGGTGTGCCTAAGGATATTCGGGAGACGGTAATCCCCATCGGCGCCTCTATTCATATGGATGGGTCAGCACTATCAGCCATATTGAAAATCTCCTTTCTCTTCGGGATCTTTCAGATGGATTTCCATGGCTTCGGAACCTATGCAACTGCAGTGGGGATTGCCTTACTTAGTGGTGTAGTCATGGGTGGGATTCCTGGCGGTGGCTTCCTCGGTGAGATGCTCATCGTCACCATGTATGGCTTCCCACCGGAAGCATTGCCGATCTTAGCTGTCCTAGGCACCCTTGTTGATCCTCCCGCTACCATGGTGAACGCTACTGGCGACTATGTGAGTAGCATGATGGTTACCCGGATGGTGGAAGGGAAGGAATGGTTGAAGGCGAAATTATCATGA
- a CDS encoding ABC transporter substrate-binding protein has protein sequence MKRAFLFLSMFLLLFSLVACSSTTSEPAEQLVIAVLSNHLSSDGGIANFQVTHPAVDLMTVEYYPLLEKYLAEGIPYPDAFELAMAELLATENPPDVLIAPSFDQQLLIENEILLPLDGLIKRDQFDLGRFHPTILESLQHLGNGTLFGLASTYESSALAYNKKIFDRYQIPYPQDFMTWEQFVDLALQVTHPEDGIYGMDLSLFRRQDVSEYHFFLDFIKPLQVDFIDPHANQMSINNATWRQVFADAIHILNSGALIPYVNTHYDHSQSNQEKEQQDFPPFLSGRVAMMEISSTDLGILTPSSTSLIQYDEWVDFDLVTVPVHPDRPGIGATIYFPEFYTIYGESPRTELAWEFIQFALEHPPKDRYSQLHAFQDATIHFNQDLHWDAFHLLSPPAPSHRHEEKALQTKRYEIHDVIEKYFTQILQNKISIDEALEKMEQEGQAILDRVNLDERG, from the coding sequence ATGAAAAGAGCATTTCTATTTCTAAGCATGTTCTTGCTTCTATTCAGCCTCGTTGCCTGTAGTTCAACCACTTCTGAGCCTGCCGAACAACTGGTGATTGCAGTCTTATCCAATCATTTATCTTCCGATGGGGGGATTGCCAACTTCCAAGTGACCCATCCTGCTGTAGATCTTATGACGGTCGAATATTATCCGCTCCTCGAAAAGTACTTAGCGGAAGGAATTCCTTACCCCGATGCATTTGAACTCGCCATGGCCGAGCTGTTAGCCACTGAGAATCCTCCCGATGTGCTCATCGCTCCCAGCTTTGATCAACAACTGTTGATCGAGAATGAGATCCTTCTGCCACTAGATGGCTTGATCAAGCGAGATCAATTTGATCTTGGACGTTTTCATCCAACGATCCTCGAAAGTCTACAGCATTTAGGTAATGGAACACTCTTCGGTTTAGCCAGCACCTATGAGTCCAGTGCGCTTGCCTATAATAAAAAAATCTTTGATCGCTATCAAATACCTTATCCTCAAGACTTTATGACCTGGGAACAATTTGTGGATCTCGCATTACAGGTGACCCATCCGGAAGATGGAATCTATGGCATGGACTTATCCCTCTTTCGCCGTCAGGATGTCTCTGAATACCATTTCTTTCTTGACTTTATTAAACCACTACAGGTAGACTTCATCGACCCCCATGCCAATCAGATGAGCATCAATAACGCCACATGGCGGCAAGTCTTTGCAGATGCCATCCATATTTTGAACTCTGGGGCTCTCATTCCTTATGTCAATACCCATTATGATCACTCCCAATCAAATCAGGAAAAAGAGCAGCAAGACTTCCCTCCTTTTTTATCCGGGCGTGTTGCCATGATGGAAATATCCAGTACAGATTTAGGGATCCTGACTCCATCATCCACGAGTCTTATTCAATACGATGAGTGGGTCGACTTCGATCTTGTAACTGTGCCAGTCCATCCTGATCGTCCTGGAATTGGCGCTACCATCTATTTCCCTGAATTCTATACCATCTATGGAGAAAGTCCACGCACTGAGCTGGCTTGGGAATTCATCCAATTCGCTCTAGAACACCCGCCTAAGGATCGATACAGCCAATTACATGCCTTTCAAGATGCTACCATCCATTTCAATCAAGATCTTCATTGGGATGCCTTCCACTTACTCTCACCACCTGCTCCATCCCATCGTCATGAAGAGAAAGCACTACAAACCAAGCGTTATGAAATCCATGATGTCATTGAAAAATATTTCACGCAGATCCTTCAGAATAAGATCAGCATTGACGAAGCCTTAGAAAAAATGGAGCAGGAAGGGCAAGCCATTCTAGATCGAGTAAACTTGGACGAAAGAGGCTAG
- the namA gene encoding NADPH dehydrogenase NamA has translation MSLLLSPYHVKDLQLKNRIVMSPMCMYACEEKDGKVTPWHLTHYGSRAIGQVGLIIQEATAVLPAGRISEEDLGIWEDEQVAGLTQLVQTIHAFGSKAGIQLAHAGRKALVPGTIFAPSAIPYNEQMRVPKAMTQEEIDGTIEAFGMAARRARLAGYDLIEIHGAHGYLINEFLSPLTNHRQDQYGGNIENRYRFLHQVIEAVKEEWDGPLFVRISGHEYHPDGQGMTESIQLAQWMKEDGVDLIDVSSGGVVSYKIHAYPGYQVPFAEGIKREAGIPTGAVGLITQGIQGEEILQNQRADLIFIGRELLRDPYWPRTAALQLHEEISVPKPYERGW, from the coding sequence ATGAGTCTATTACTCTCGCCGTATCATGTAAAGGATCTCCAATTAAAGAACCGAATTGTGATGTCACCCATGTGTATGTATGCTTGTGAGGAGAAGGATGGAAAGGTAACCCCATGGCATCTTACACACTATGGATCGAGAGCCATCGGTCAAGTTGGACTGATTATTCAAGAGGCTACTGCAGTGTTGCCAGCAGGCCGTATTAGTGAGGAAGATCTGGGCATCTGGGAAGATGAGCAAGTAGCAGGACTCACTCAGCTGGTACAGACCATCCATGCTTTTGGTAGCAAGGCAGGCATTCAATTAGCTCATGCAGGAAGAAAGGCGCTGGTTCCAGGTACGATCTTCGCACCCTCGGCTATTCCTTATAATGAACAGATGCGCGTTCCCAAGGCGATGACGCAAGAGGAGATTGACGGAACTATCGAAGCCTTTGGGATGGCTGCCAGGCGTGCACGTTTGGCGGGCTATGATCTCATCGAAATTCATGGAGCCCATGGCTACTTAATCAATGAGTTTCTTTCACCCCTAACTAATCACCGCCAGGATCAGTATGGAGGTAACATAGAGAATCGCTATCGCTTCTTACACCAAGTGATTGAAGCGGTGAAAGAGGAGTGGGATGGTCCGCTCTTTGTCCGCATCTCAGGTCATGAATACCATCCAGATGGACAAGGCATGACAGAATCGATTCAGCTTGCGCAATGGATGAAGGAGGATGGCGTCGATCTCATTGATGTGAGCTCAGGCGGCGTGGTTTCCTATAAGATACATGCCTATCCGGGCTATCAGGTTCCATTTGCCGAAGGGATTAAACGGGAAGCAGGGATTCCTACTGGCGCGGTGGGATTGATTACACAGGGCATTCAAGGGGAAGAGATTCTGCAAAATCAGCGGGCCGATCTCATCTTTATCGGCCGAGAGTTACTTCGTGATCCCTATTGGCCAAGAACAGCAGCGTTACAATTACATGAAGAAATTTCTGTACCAAAACCCTATGAACGGGGTTGGTAA
- a CDS encoding DUF456 domain-containing protein, which produces MNIFLWILILILFGLSFVGLIFPVLPSVLLLWIGFLLYQFALHGTALTAVFWWAMAILTILIFLADILANSYFVKRYGGSAWGRRAGALGIIVGSFIFPPFGLLIVPFIAVLITEILLEPNVERAFRASIGSLIGFLSSSVAKLMIQLVMILWFFFTIWF; this is translated from the coding sequence ATGAACATATTTTTATGGATTCTCATTCTCATCCTATTTGGACTTAGTTTTGTAGGGCTGATCTTTCCCGTATTACCTTCTGTTCTCCTTCTCTGGATTGGTTTCCTTCTCTACCAGTTTGCCCTTCATGGAACAGCATTGACAGCTGTCTTCTGGTGGGCGATGGCCATTCTCACCATCTTGATCTTCTTGGCAGATATTTTAGCCAATAGCTATTTTGTAAAACGGTATGGCGGTTCCGCATGGGGACGGCGGGCAGGAGCCCTTGGGATCATCGTGGGTAGCTTTATCTTTCCACCCTTTGGACTCTTGATCGTTCCCTTCATTGCAGTGCTTATTACGGAAATTTTACTAGAACCCAATGTAGAACGAGCTTTTCGTGCATCCATTGGCTCACTCATCGGCTTTTTAAGTAGTTCTGTGGCGAAATTAATGATTCAGCTCGTCATGATTCTTTGGTTTTTCTTTACCATTTGGTTCTAA